One window of the bacterium genome contains the following:
- the argC gene encoding N-acetyl-gamma-glutamyl-phosphate reductase yields the protein MNYKIFVDGQEGTTGLKIHDYLSVRKDIEVLKIDHDKRKDINAKRALLNEVDVVFLCLPDDAARESASLVTNPNTRVIDGSTAHRVDPDWVYGLPELNKQQRERIREAKRVTVPGCHATGFVIAMYPLVCQGIVPKDYPVVCHSITGYSGGGRSLIAQYETATTDPKAPKHYALGLNHKHLPEMQKVVGLDNPPVFTPTVADYYNGMTVSIPLIPRLLSRVVTPSDVAEILSEYYADEKFIQVMPADQDSIDTLGCNGTNRVELFVFGNKDRILLISRLDNLGKGASGAAVQNMNIMLGVDESAGIAC from the coding sequence GTGAATTATAAGATATTTGTTGACGGACAAGAAGGAACCACCGGGCTGAAGATCCACGACTATCTTTCTGTGAGAAAAGATATCGAGGTACTCAAGATTGACCATGACAAGCGCAAAGACATCAATGCCAAGAGAGCGCTGTTAAATGAGGTGGACGTTGTTTTTCTTTGTCTGCCCGATGATGCAGCGCGCGAGTCGGCGTCTCTTGTTACAAATCCAAACACTCGCGTTATAGATGGAAGTACTGCTCATCGAGTCGATCCCGACTGGGTCTATGGTCTGCCGGAGCTGAATAAGCAGCAGAGAGAAAGAATACGCGAGGCCAAAAGAGTCACGGTTCCTGGTTGCCATGCAACTGGATTCGTGATTGCAATGTATCCTCTTGTTTGTCAGGGTATTGTCCCAAAGGATTATCCGGTTGTATGTCATTCCATTACAGGCTATAGCGGCGGCGGACGATCATTGATAGCGCAGTATGAAACAGCCACAACCGACCCGAAAGCGCCAAAGCATTATGCACTTGGACTGAACCATAAACACCTTCCCGAGATGCAAAAGGTTGTCGGCTTGGATAACCCGCCGGTTTTTACTCCCACTGTGGCGGATTACTATAATGGCATGACAGTCTCGATTCCGCTGATTCCGCGACTGTTAAGTAGGGTTGTCACACCAAGCGATGTGGCAGAAATTTTATCAGAATATTATGCAGACGAGAAATTCATACAGGTAATGCCAGCCGACCAAGACAGTATCGATACACTCGGCTGTAATGGCACAAACAGGGTTGAGCTGTTTGTTTTCGGTAATAAAGATCGGATTTTGCTGATTTCAAGGCTGGATAATCTTGGCAAAGGAGCCTCTGGGGCTGCAGTTCAGAATATGAACATTATGCTGGGTGTTGACGAGTCAGCAGGCATTGCTTGCTAA
- a CDS encoding sigma-70 family RNA polymerase sigma factor: MSKEIEEKPRVFLLSMSETDLVEQARAGDVGAFDRLMSLHQDRVFALAYRILCNMEDAADVQQETFVRAWRFLHKFRGEAGFSTWLHRITVNLCLSKKRRIKPDLVSFDDDLIECSVDIRTYTCADRVATAMVVRNAMAQLPANYMAVIVLREIEERPFEEIARILGCSVGSARVRCCKARKLLRDKLEACLKEEDQ, encoded by the coding sequence ATGTCTAAGGAAATAGAAGAGAAGCCGAGGGTATTCTTATTGTCTATGTCGGAAACAGACTTGGTTGAGCAGGCGCGGGCAGGCGATGTCGGGGCATTCGACCGCCTGATGTCTCTTCATCAGGATAGGGTGTTTGCCCTGGCATACAGGATTTTGTGTAATATGGAAGATGCCGCGGATGTTCAGCAGGAGACATTTGTCAGGGCATGGAGGTTTTTGCATAAATTTCGCGGCGAGGCCGGGTTTTCAACCTGGCTGCACAGGATCACAGTAAATTTGTGTCTATCGAAAAAGAGACGCATCAAGCCGGACCTTGTGTCGTTTGATGATGACTTGATCGAGTGTTCTGTCGACATTCGGACGTACACATGTGCGGACCGAGTGGCGACCGCTATGGTGGTAAGGAATGCCATGGCGCAGTTACCGGCAAATTACATGGCAGTTATTGTGCTGCGGGAGATTGAAGAGAGACCTTTTGAAGAGATTGCAAGGATACTCGGCTGCTCAGTTGGAAGCGCGAGAGTGCGCTGTTGCAAAGCAAGAAAACTGCTTCGAGACAAGCTGGAAGCCTGTCTGAAGGAGGAAGACCAATGA
- a CDS encoding nitroreductase family protein → MEFDELIAKRYSVRAYTSKPVEDDKLQKVLDAARLAPTACNIQPFKLIVAKTRGRENELRKIYKADWFVQAPVIICGCTVPSQAWVRNYDNKNHADIDLAIVMDHLILAATDLGLGTCWIAAFDPEAAREVLNIPDDLVPAIFTPLGYPADVPREKHRKTLDDLVITG, encoded by the coding sequence ATGGAGTTTGACGAACTTATAGCAAAACGATACAGCGTGCGCGCGTACACATCGAAGCCTGTCGAAGACGATAAACTTCAAAAAGTGCTTGATGCGGCACGGCTGGCTCCAACAGCATGTAATATACAGCCGTTCAAACTGATTGTGGCTAAAACGCGCGGCAGAGAAAACGAACTCAGAAAGATATATAAAGCTGATTGGTTCGTCCAGGCTCCTGTTATCATCTGCGGATGCACGGTTCCATCCCAAGCGTGGGTTCGCAATTATGACAATAAGAACCATGCCGATATCGATCTCGCAATTGTAATGGACCATCTCATACTAGCCGCCACTGATCTGGGATTGGGCACATGTTGGATAGCAGCATTCGATCCTGAGGCAGCACGCGAAGTATTGAATATTCCTGATGATCTGGTCCCGGCCATATTCACTCCGTTGGGATATCCGGCAGATGTGCCCAGAGAAAAACATCGAAAAACACTCGATGACCTGGTAATTACGGGCTGA
- the pyk gene encoding pyruvate kinase produces MRRTKIVCTIGPASNSPEKIMKLIKAGMNVARLNFSHGTYDEHLAQIKLIRRISEKLGKTVGILQDLSGPKIRIGKIAKAPVMLTAGQTFTFTSSDVEGNAEHVTLPFPNLAAQVKKGQMIYVDDAKLEFKVTSTDAQNIVTKVVIGGELYSNKGFTVPGADYDVPGVTQKDKNDLRFGLEHGVDWVASSFVRSADDIKPLRKVMREVGKRVPVIAKIEQPEAVRNMISIIEEYDGVMVARGDLGIELPIDEVPTIQKNIIRHCNRLGKPVITATQMLDSMISNPRPTRAEVTDVANAIIDGTDATMLSGETAMGKFPIETVQMMDKIARSTEKSLDYKSITERRMAYPTHDTTEAIGEAAAKLAHDIKVSAIVTCTYGGTTARLVSKYRPEAQIIAAASNDETARRLALSWGVSPIFVEMAKDTDGLIENAVEAACDNKLVKKGDTVLVIAGVPVGIPGNTSLIRVLTVE; encoded by the coding sequence ATGCGAAGAACCAAGATTGTATGCACCATCGGACCTGCGAGCAACTCACCAGAAAAAATAATGAAGTTGATAAAGGCCGGAATGAATGTAGCCAGGCTCAACTTCTCTCACGGAACCTATGACGAACACCTTGCTCAGATAAAACTTATCCGGCGAATATCTGAAAAACTCGGCAAGACCGTCGGGATTCTTCAGGACCTCTCGGGACCCAAAATACGCATCGGCAAGATAGCCAAGGCGCCTGTCATGCTCACCGCAGGGCAGACATTTACTTTTACATCATCCGACGTCGAAGGTAACGCCGAGCATGTCACGCTACCGTTTCCAAATCTTGCAGCTCAGGTCAAAAAAGGCCAGATGATCTATGTGGACGATGCCAAACTGGAGTTTAAGGTCACCTCGACTGATGCACAAAACATAGTTACAAAGGTCGTAATAGGAGGCGAACTCTACTCGAACAAGGGCTTCACCGTGCCGGGTGCTGATTATGATGTGCCGGGTGTGACCCAAAAGGATAAAAATGATCTGCGCTTCGGCCTGGAGCATGGAGTTGACTGGGTCGCCAGTTCATTCGTGCGCTCGGCGGATGATATCAAGCCTCTGAGAAAGGTGATGAGAGAGGTCGGCAAGCGTGTGCCCGTCATTGCGAAGATAGAGCAGCCTGAGGCCGTGCGCAATATGATCAGTATTATCGAGGAATATGATGGGGTCATGGTCGCTCGTGGAGACTTGGGCATCGAGCTGCCTATAGACGAGGTGCCGACTATTCAAAAAAACATTATCCGGCACTGCAACCGTCTCGGCAAACCTGTAATCACAGCTACTCAAATGCTCGACTCGATGATCTCTAATCCACGTCCCACTCGCGCCGAGGTTACCGATGTCGCCAACGCCATCATAGACGGGACGGATGCTACCATGCTCTCCGGCGAGACGGCAATGGGCAAGTTTCCCATAGAGACTGTGCAGATGATGGACAAGATCGCGCGCAGCACTGAAAAATCGCTGGACTATAAAAGCATCACCGAAAGGCGTATGGCATATCCGACTCACGACACGACCGAGGCCATTGGTGAAGCTGCGGCCAAGCTGGCGCATGACATAAAAGTATCCGCAATCGTTACCTGCACATATGGCGGCACAACAGCCCGTCTGGTGAGCAAATATCGACCTGAGGCTCAAATTATCGCGGCTGCCTCAAATGATGAGACAGCCCGGCGTCTGGCTCTTTCTTGGGGAGTCAGCCCCATTTTTGTCGAGATGGCTAAAGACACAGATGGTTTGATCGAAAACGCCGTAGAAGCTGCATGCGATAACAAACTGGTAAAGAAAGGTGACACCGTACTGGTAATTGCGGGAGTGCCCGTGGGAATCCCCGGCAATACGAGTTTAATTAGGGTTCTGACTGTGGAATAA
- a CDS encoding glucosamine-6-phosphate isomerase encodes MARPLSKIAPDWWDYTTIDQAILDEAAKLTIDDMIALSRPGFKVVFYDTLEEFYCAEALEYIEAWKQSTPDNPVGICGPIGPTEQLPLVARIVNSIGLDLKDCHFWGMDEWIIDGKEAPEGHPLSFAKADKELCFNRIKPELAMPASNMHFPKADPAEYVKSWEGVRCAIMQGGQGDTKHWAFNDPVRREGAYKDNPPTPEEYLKLSTRVVDLHPVTVMQNARTSGGGKVDLVPNQAVSVGPVQTWKAEKISIWQAGMHDNPFGQRLTAYMIGKKIADSAVPMSLLALHPNVQFNYFRGGIGRCEVEMH; translated from the coding sequence ATGGCAAGACCTTTAAGCAAAATCGCCCCCGATTGGTGGGATTATACTACTATTGACCAGGCAATCCTGGATGAAGCGGCAAAGCTGACCATAGATGATATGATCGCTTTGTCCCGACCCGGATTCAAAGTCGTCTTTTATGACACTCTCGAGGAGTTCTACTGCGCCGAGGCTCTGGAATATATTGAGGCTTGGAAGCAATCTACACCAGATAATCCCGTAGGTATCTGTGGACCCATAGGCCCTACAGAGCAGCTACCTTTGGTTGCTCGTATAGTCAACTCCATAGGTCTAGACCTCAAAGACTGTCACTTCTGGGGAATGGACGAGTGGATAATCGACGGCAAAGAAGCTCCCGAAGGTCATCCTCTCTCGTTTGCCAAGGCGGACAAGGAACTGTGTTTCAATAGGATCAAACCTGAACTGGCTATGCCTGCATCCAATATGCATTTCCCTAAGGCCGACCCGGCGGAATACGTCAAGAGCTGGGAAGGAGTCAGGTGTGCGATTATGCAGGGCGGCCAGGGTGATACCAAGCACTGGGCGTTCAACGACCCCGTAAGGCGCGAGGGGGCTTATAAGGATAACCCGCCGACTCCGGAGGAATACCTGAAGCTTTCGACACGTGTGGTGGACCTGCATCCAGTGACTGTAATGCAAAATGCACGCACATCCGGCGGCGGAAAAGTAGACCTTGTACCGAATCAGGCTGTGAGTGTCGGACCCGTCCAAACCTGGAAAGCCGAGAAAATATCCATCTGGCAGGCGGGTATGCACGATAATCCCTTCGGTCAGAGGCTGACAGCATATATGATCGGTAAAAAGATTGCCGACAGCGCCGTGCCTATGTCTCTGCTGGCTCTGCACCCGAATGTGCAGTTCAACTACTTCCGGGGCGGAATCGGCAGATGTGAAGTAGAAATGCATTAG
- a CDS encoding NAD+ synthase: protein MRSDLSHSLRIALAQLNQTVGDIEGNTRKIIDNIAQARQCGADLVVFPELAVTGYPPEDLLLKQGFVEGNVAAMADIAKATEGITAIVGFVDVAKDIYNAAAIIHNGEIVGVQHKFFLPNYGVFDEDRYFQSGTKAQVYTLNQVTFGVEICEDAWYAGGPHTVESLVGGAQLIVDINSSPFHHSKWRSRERMLCTRASDNTCAFIYLNAVGGQDELVFDGHSLVVGPTGDVVFRCKAFEEQLAIVDLDLSLVEHQRLVDPRRRKAKLKGSSEVCVPEVMLESARKIEHNGKLSESACPPGKVEEVYKALVLGTRDYVNKNGFKEVVLGMSGGIDSALTACIAVDALGKDRVRTLIMPSVYSSSETQSDAETISKNLAIRYDWIAISDIMDSYNRSLSDVFEGTETGTAEENLQARIRGNLLMALSNKFGLLVLTTGNKSEMACGYSTLYGDMAGGFAVIKDVPKTLVYKLAAYRNSISPVIPETIITRPPSAELKPDQKDQDTLPPYEILDPIIDAYVQEDRSIKEIVALGFDEETVRRVVKMIDRNEYKRRQAAPGVKITPKAFGRDRRLPITNRYRE, encoded by the coding sequence TTGAGAAGCGACCTTTCACATAGCCTGCGTATTGCTCTAGCACAGCTGAATCAGACTGTCGGTGACATCGAAGGCAACACACGTAAAATAATAGATAACATCGCACAGGCAAGACAGTGCGGCGCCGACCTGGTCGTGTTTCCGGAACTGGCCGTGACCGGGTATCCACCGGAAGACTTGCTCTTGAAGCAGGGTTTTGTGGAAGGCAATGTGGCTGCCATGGCAGACATCGCAAAAGCAACGGAGGGAATAACTGCGATTGTGGGGTTTGTGGATGTGGCAAAAGATATCTACAATGCGGCCGCGATCATACATAACGGCGAAATTGTGGGGGTTCAGCACAAATTTTTCTTGCCCAACTACGGTGTGTTTGACGAAGACCGCTATTTTCAGTCCGGTACAAAAGCGCAGGTATATACCCTAAATCAGGTGACTTTCGGCGTGGAGATATGCGAAGACGCATGGTACGCGGGCGGACCGCATACGGTTGAGTCTCTGGTGGGCGGTGCGCAGCTTATAGTCGATATCAACTCATCACCTTTTCACCACAGTAAATGGCGATCCCGCGAAAGGATGCTGTGCACGCGCGCCAGCGACAACACTTGTGCTTTCATATACTTAAATGCAGTCGGCGGACAGGATGAACTGGTCTTTGACGGCCACTCGCTGGTTGTTGGGCCGACGGGCGATGTAGTGTTCCGATGCAAGGCTTTCGAGGAGCAGCTCGCGATAGTCGATCTGGATTTGTCTCTGGTGGAGCATCAAAGGCTTGTGGACCCGCGCAGGCGCAAAGCAAAGCTCAAAGGCTCATCAGAAGTATGTGTTCCGGAAGTTATGCTGGAAAGTGCTAGAAAGATTGAGCACAACGGCAAGCTGTCCGAATCGGCCTGCCCTCCTGGCAAAGTAGAAGAAGTCTACAAAGCCCTGGTGTTGGGCACTCGTGACTATGTGAACAAGAACGGCTTCAAAGAGGTTGTGCTGGGTATGAGCGGCGGTATCGATTCGGCTCTGACAGCCTGCATTGCCGTGGATGCGCTCGGTAAGGACCGAGTAAGAACGCTGATAATGCCCTCAGTCTATTCGTCAAGCGAGACACAGTCAGACGCCGAGACCATCTCAAAAAACCTTGCTATCAGGTATGACTGGATCGCCATCTCCGACATTATGGACTCGTACAACAGGTCGCTGTCGGATGTCTTTGAGGGCACGGAAACGGGGACTGCCGAAGAGAACTTGCAGGCAAGGATCCGCGGAAACCTGCTGATGGCTCTCTCAAACAAATTTGGCCTGCTGGTGCTCACTACCGGCAACAAAAGCGAGATGGCGTGCGGCTACTCCACGCTGTATGGAGATATGGCTGGCGGATTTGCGGTCATCAAGGATGTGCCCAAGACCCTTGTCTATAAACTGGCCGCATATCGCAATTCGATATCACCCGTGATCCCTGAGACGATCATAACACGTCCGCCGTCAGCTGAACTTAAACCCGATCAGAAGGATCAGGACACACTGCCTCCATATGAAATTCTCGATCCTATAATTGATGCTTATGTGCAGGAAGACCGCAGCATAAAAGAAATAGTCGCTCTCGGATTCGACGAGGAGACAGTGCGGCGCGTAGTGAAGATGATTGACCGAAATGAATATAAACGTCGTCAGGCCGCCCCTGGGGTCAAGATTACACCCAAGGCGTTCGGACGGGACAGAAGGCTGCCTATTACCAACAGGTATAGGGAGTAG
- the melA gene encoding alpha-galactosidase → MAKIAFIGAGSFVFTRGLVRDILTFPALADSTIALMDIDKERLSFIKSAVDNIIKAGDYPAKVVTTTDRAEALKGADGVVITILQGGVDVFRSDIEIPMKYGVDINVGDTRGPAGIFRALRTIPVMLEFCKDIERYCPDAVVLNYTNPMAMLCRAMQGVSSVNVTGLCHSVQGTAEMLAEWIGAPKDEITYHCAGINHQAWYLDYKWNGKDAYPLLREALKKPEIWNTEQVRNEMFKHLGYYVTESSGHNSEYVAWFRKRPDLIEKYCTHGTYWNPGHHAYILNEYQKVADTWRDNIKEELAKPVELKRGHEYASLIFNATFGDGALYQFNGNVRNFNLIDNLPEGCCVEVPVLASKRGLDPMHVGALPAQLALLNNISARCEELAVEGCLAGDPTMIFHAILFDPLTSAVLSMEETKQMVDEMFEANKELLPQFKHLK, encoded by the coding sequence TTGGCAAAAATCGCATTTATTGGAGCTGGCAGTTTTGTATTCACCAGAGGACTGGTGCGTGACATTTTGACATTCCCCGCACTGGCGGACAGCACAATTGCATTAATGGACATTGACAAGGAGCGTCTGAGCTTCATTAAATCTGCAGTCGACAATATCATCAAAGCAGGCGATTATCCGGCAAAGGTTGTAACAACCACGGATCGAGCTGAGGCTCTCAAGGGAGCGGACGGAGTCGTCATTACCATACTTCAGGGTGGAGTTGATGTATTCAGAAGCGATATCGAGATACCAATGAAATATGGGGTCGATATCAATGTCGGCGACACCCGCGGACCAGCCGGCATCTTCCGGGCGCTCAGAACGATTCCGGTGATGTTGGAGTTCTGCAAAGACATAGAGCGCTACTGCCCGGACGCTGTGGTGCTCAACTATACAAACCCTATGGCAATGCTATGCAGGGCAATGCAGGGTGTCAGCAGCGTAAATGTCACGGGACTCTGTCACAGTGTCCAGGGCACTGCCGAGATGCTTGCCGAGTGGATCGGCGCACCAAAAGACGAGATCACATACCACTGCGCAGGAATCAACCATCAGGCATGGTATCTCGATTACAAGTGGAACGGCAAAGACGCATACCCTCTATTGCGTGAGGCTCTCAAAAAACCGGAGATATGGAATACTGAGCAGGTGCGCAATGAAATGTTCAAACACTTGGGTTATTATGTCACGGAGTCCAGTGGACATAACTCCGAGTATGTCGCATGGTTTCGCAAGCGCCCTGACCTAATCGAGAAATACTGCACGCACGGCACCTATTGGAATCCAGGTCATCATGCGTATATACTTAATGAGTATCAGAAAGTTGCCGATACGTGGCGTGATAACATCAAAGAAGAACTGGCTAAGCCTGTGGAACTCAAAAGAGGTCATGAGTATGCCTCTCTCATCTTCAATGCTACGTTTGGTGACGGCGCTCTGTATCAGTTCAACGGCAATGTGCGCAATTTCAACCTGATAGACAATCTGCCGGAGGGCTGCTGTGTCGAAGTACCTGTGCTGGCGTCAAAGCGTGGTCTTGATCCCATGCATGTCGGCGCACTGCCCGCTCAGCTTGCCCTGCTGAACAATATCAGCGCACGATGCGAAGAATTGGCAGTCGAGGGATGCCTTGCCGGAGACCCGACCATGATCTTCCATGCAATTCTCTTCGACCCATTAACCTCGGCAGTTTTGAGTATGGAGGAAACCAAGCAGATGGTTGACGAGATGTTCGAGGCAAACAAAGAATTGCTGCCGCAGTTCAAGCACCTAAAGTAG
- a CDS encoding MBL fold metallo-hydrolase, whose amino-acid sequence MQIRFLGHSSFLITTDSGTRILTDPYDPSAYPGTLAYDVFSEPVDIVTISHEHKDHNGMHLVKGSPVIIRGSGKFGADDVDFLGVETYHDNEKGARRGKNTVFVMSAEGLRIAHMGDLGHILTADQAAEIGTVDVALVPVGGFFTIDAVQAAKVASQVEAKIAIPMHYRTAKCSFNITGVDEFIENKPNVIMPAGSIFEVTKKSLPGEQQIVVLEPEL is encoded by the coding sequence ATGCAGATCCGATTTTTGGGACATTCGTCATTTCTGATAACGACAGACTCTGGAACGAGGATTCTTACGGATCCATATGATCCCAGCGCATATCCTGGGACTCTGGCTTATGATGTCTTCAGCGAGCCTGTGGATATAGTCACAATAAGCCATGAGCACAAAGATCACAACGGCATGCATTTAGTGAAGGGCAGCCCTGTTATTATTCGCGGCAGTGGCAAGTTTGGCGCCGATGATGTGGATTTCCTGGGAGTCGAGACATATCATGATAATGAAAAAGGCGCCAGACGGGGAAAAAATACGGTCTTTGTCATGAGCGCCGAGGGACTGCGCATTGCACATATGGGCGATCTGGGTCATATATTGACCGCGGATCAAGCTGCTGAGATCGGGACTGTGGATGTAGCGCTGGTCCCGGTTGGAGGGTTCTTTACAATAGATGCTGTGCAAGCAGCAAAGGTCGCATCTCAGGTCGAGGCGAAAATTGCGATCCCTATGCATTATCGCACGGCAAAATGTTCGTTCAACATTACTGGTGTAGATGAGTTTATTGAAAATAAGCCGAACGTAATTATGCCTGCCGGCTCAATTTTTGAAGTGACGAAAAAAAGCCTGCCGGGCGAACAACAGATAGTGGTGCTTGAGCCGGAATTATAG
- a CDS encoding ROK family protein, with the protein MSKFSQLAKPAIVPPLHKDFAPAAIVNRAFLRMVEESGEGVKLVIALERGDGSVSVFNTKCFAEGSANSDLNLPFAERVVKTLLWQRGGWKVIVGGPKSVGEHIKNVYSSTGERKFDADFMGGVYEKPFTVEVTDADKVPAPSEGTMPLGGHLDGCRIGFDLGASDRKVSAVIDGEAVYTEEVNWDPRNATDPAYHYNEINTALKTAASHMPRVDAVGGSSAGVYINNRPRVASLFRGVPKDKFDKIASLFIDLKKEWGGIPFDVVNDGEVTALAGAMSLKDDSVLGVAMGSSEAGGYVTPAGEITSWLNEVAFIPVDYGDNAPADEWSGDLGCGALYFSQQAVFRLAKVAGIEIDEGLGLAEKLRSVQDLLNANDERAIKIWESIGVFTGYGIAHYAMFYELKHALVLGRVTSFDGGNIILAQAKKVLETEFPELAKKIELHLPDEKIRRIGQAVAAASLPVIPH; encoded by the coding sequence ATGAGTAAGTTTTCTCAGCTTGCAAAGCCGGCTATCGTGCCGCCTCTGCATAAAGATTTCGCCCCTGCGGCAATTGTAAACCGCGCATTTTTGCGTATGGTCGAAGAGTCGGGCGAGGGCGTGAAACTGGTTATCGCGCTTGAAAGAGGCGATGGATCAGTATCCGTATTCAACACAAAATGCTTTGCCGAAGGCTCGGCAAATTCCGACCTCAATTTGCCGTTTGCAGAACGTGTGGTCAAGACACTGCTCTGGCAGCGCGGCGGATGGAAAGTCATTGTCGGTGGACCAAAGAGTGTCGGCGAACACATAAAGAATGTGTATTCATCCACCGGAGAACGTAAATTCGACGCCGATTTTATGGGCGGAGTGTATGAGAAGCCGTTTACTGTGGAGGTAACCGACGCGGACAAGGTTCCAGCGCCCTCAGAAGGCACCATGCCCCTGGGCGGCCACCTTGACGGATGCAGAATAGGTTTCGACCTCGGCGCAAGCGACCGCAAAGTCTCCGCAGTAATTGATGGTGAGGCGGTCTACACTGAGGAAGTCAACTGGGACCCTCGCAATGCCACAGACCCGGCTTATCATTATAATGAGATCAATACTGCTCTCAAAACAGCCGCATCACATATGCCCAGGGTCGACGCGGTCGGCGGAAGCTCGGCTGGTGTATATATCAACAATCGCCCACGTGTGGCATCTCTCTTCAGGGGTGTGCCGAAAGATAAGTTCGACAAGATCGCAAGTCTGTTTATCGACCTCAAGAAAGAATGGGGTGGGATTCCGTTTGATGTGGTCAACGACGGTGAAGTCACCGCGCTTGCCGGAGCCATGTCCTTGAAAGACGATTCAGTGCTTGGCGTGGCTATGGGTTCGAGTGAAGCAGGCGGATATGTGACTCCTGCCGGCGAGATTACATCATGGCTCAATGAGGTTGCATTCATTCCGGTTGACTATGGAGACAATGCTCCCGCGGACGAATGGTCTGGTGATTTGGGCTGCGGCGCGCTGTATTTCTCTCAACAGGCCGTTTTCAGACTCGCAAAGGTTGCGGGTATCGAGATTGATGAGGGCCTGGGTCTTGCCGAGAAGCTCAGATCGGTACAGGATCTGCTAAACGCAAATGATGAGAGAGCGATCAAGATTTGGGAGAGCATCGGCGTGTTTACGGGCTATGGCATTGCGCACTATGCGATGTTCTATGAACTCAAGCATGCGCTCGTCCTTGGCCGCGTAACTTCGTTCGATGGCGGAAACATCATTCTTGCTCAGGCAAAGAAGGTTCTCGAAACCGAGTTCCCTGAACTTGCCAAAAAGATAGAACTACATCTGCCTGATGAGAAGATTCGCCGCATCGGTCAGGCTGTTGCCGCGGCAAGCCTGCCGGTTATACCGCACTGA
- the melA gene encoding alpha-galactosidase translates to MAKIAFIGAGSFLFTRDLVRDILTFPALADTTIALMDIDNERLDFVKNAVDTIIESGNYSAKVIATTDRSEALKDADGVVITILQGGVDVFRNDVEIPMKYGIDINIGDTRGPSGIFRALRTIPVMLDICRDIERYCPGATVLNYTNPMAMLCRAMQGATNVNVTGLCHSVQALAGILARWIGVPEGETTYRCAGLNHQAWYLDFKWNGRDAYPLVREAMKRPEVYNEEKVRNEMFIHLGYYVTESSGHSSEYVAWFRKRPELIEKYCSSGTGNYGEHGLIVRRYAERQNNWRNNIENELEKPIDLNRGNEYAASIFNATFGDGDLFEFNGNVRNFGLIDNLPEGCCVEVPVLASKRGLDPIHIGPLPAQLALLNNITARCEELAVEGSLAGDPTMVFQAILFDPLTSAILSMQEIRDMVDKMFEANKNWLPQFKHFK, encoded by the coding sequence TTGGCAAAAATCGCATTTATTGGAGCTGGCAGTTTTCTCTTTACCAGAGACCTGGTACGAGATATCCTGACATTTCCTGCTCTTGCAGACACCACAATCGCTCTTATGGATATAGATAATGAACGATTGGACTTTGTCAAGAACGCAGTGGACACGATAATTGAATCCGGCAATTACTCGGCAAAGGTAATAGCCACGACTGACCGCTCTGAAGCGCTAAAAGACGCAGATGGGGTTGTTATTACCATTCTTCAGGGCGGGGTCGATGTCTTCAGAAACGATGTCGAGATCCCTATGAAGTACGGCATCGATATAAATATCGGTGATACGCGCGGGCCCTCCGGTATTTTTAGAGCGCTCAGGACCATACCGGTGATGCTGGATATCTGCCGGGATATTGAGCGCTACTGCCCGGGCGCAACCGTCCTTAACTATACCAACCCAATGGCAATGCTCTGCCGGGCAATGCAGGGCGCTACCAATGTAAATGTTACGGGCCTTTGCCACAGCGTTCAGGCGCTGGCGGGAATACTTGCCCGCTGGATTGGAGTTCCAGAGGGAGAGACTACATACCGCTGCGCGGGTTTGAACCATCAGGCATGGTATCTCGACTTCAAATGGAATGGTAGGGACGCATATCCTCTGGTCCGCGAAGCTATGAAGAGGCCGGAAGTATACAATGAAGAGAAAGTCCGAAATGAGATGTTTATCCATCTCGGCTATTATGTCACCGAGTCGAGCGGGCACAGCTCAGAGTATGTAGCATGGTTCCGCAAGCGGCCTGAGCTTATCGAGAAGTATTGCTCATCGGGTACCGGTAACTATGGTGAGCATGGTCTTATAGTGCGAAGATATGCTGAGCGACAAAACAACTGGCGAAACAATATAGAAAATGAGCTTGAAAAGCCGATAGACCTCAATCGGGGTAACGAATATGCTGCCAGTATCTTCAATGCCACATTCGGTGACGGTGATCTCTTCGAGTTCAACGGCAATGTCCGCAATTTCGGGCTGATCGATAACCTGCCGGAAGGCTGCTGTGTGGAGGTTCCGGTATTGGCTTCAAAGCGTGGGCTCGACCCTATCCATATTGGGCCATTGCCTGCTCAGCTTGCATTACTAAATAACATCACCGCGCGATGTGAAGAACTGGCGGTCGAAGGCTCTCTTGCCGGAGACCCGACTATGGTCTTCCAGGCAATTCTATTCGATCCGCTAACTTCTGCAATCCTCAGCATGCAGGAGATCAGAGATATGGTAGATAAGATGTTTGAAGCCAATAAAAACTGGCTTCCACAGTTCAAGCATTTCAAATAG